TTTGCTAGTTTCCAGGCAGCACTGTTTGTTTACGAAACTGCCGGACGGTTTATATGTGACTGATTTGGGGGTAAGCAAATTTCCtttgtttatttcatttcattCTCATGGAATTGCCAAGGATTAGCAAACGACTAGAGATTCTTCCTTGGTTACATCTTGACTCTTCTGCTCAGTTCTGTGTGTATTGTACACTGTAAagacatacatacatacttgGGAGCAAGCAGTGGATTTTTACTTGACTCGACTTTCTGCCTTTGTGTTTTAATATTGTTCTTTGACTAATATAGTGCTTGATTTGTTATCACAGAGTTCAAACGGTATATATATTAATGGAAAAGTACAAGAAACAAAGAGAGCCATCTTACTAAATGAAGGTGACTTGATTGGTATAGGCTGTGCGGAAACTACTAATTTGGATCCTAAAACTATGTTTGTATATAAAGTAACAAATCGGGTAAGTATCTCTGCCTTGGAGTCTGTTCTTAATGAGCAGCAACGGCTTGCTTCTTCAATAAAAGAATCTTAAATTATAGTGCAAAATAAAAAGCTTCTCATTAGaaatttactttttgtttGTGTTTTTCCCCCTACTTTTAGTTCattaaatacttttatttcatttgtCTTTTAATGCTAACTTATTCAAATACTTTTAGAAATGCatcaaattttcattataatttatatgctTTTTGTACCTTGTTTTCTGAACCGAAGCAAAGCCCtattcaaatataaaattattgttttttattttaattgctcTTATTCCTTTATCAAGGTGGTGCTGTGTGATAGCAGTACTTCTGATGGTATAAGTAATAATAGACATGCTCGCAAAGAGCAATCTAAAGAACGTCGAAATGAATCAAACAACAATGATGCACCAGCTAATAAAGTAGCAAGAAACTGTAGTAATGCAGTTGATGATGACGATAtcgaaattattgaaaattcttttaatGTTTATACTGCAAAATCTCATGAAATGGCAAAAAAAAGTAACTCAGTCAGGCAAGTATCAGAATGTGCTCCTAACTTGGGTCCGGCTCGAGAAGTCAATGAAACTACCAAAAAGAAAGAATTCACAAGACAAATAACTGAATGTTCAACTACTTTTGGTGTAACTGAGCAAGAAGCTAGTGCAAACGTAAAAAGAAATGAGCATAAGAAACAGTTTACAAGGCCGGAAATCATTGACATAGCCGAGCCTTGCATATCAAGTACACCTCAAGATGATGACGATATTATAGAAATTGATGTCACGCCACCAAGAAGTAATGTTAGCAGGGAAGTTATACATACGAATTTAACCAACAAAGAACtagaaaatttaaatcaattcATAGCTAATGTGAATATTAAGCAAGAGCCACAAAATGATCCAGAACCAATTGCTCCTACAACAACTATAAAACTAGAACCAGACTGGCACTCTTTTTCACAAATTGATATTGTAGAAATAAATGATGATGAAGGCTTTCCTTCTTCGCAACTTTTTGACAGATCAGTTGTAAAAGAAGAATCAGAAGAGAAAGATGTTGACAGTAATGTTCTTCAGACTTCATTATTTCTtggtgatgatgataatgTTGTAACAATATTGAGtagcgatgatgatgatgatgatgacgatgtaATTAACGAAGATAACGTGATACATCCAatccaaaaaataaaaatagaatctGGAATAGAACCAGCTTTAGAATTTGTAGATGTTGGAGTAGCTGCACATCCTACAATAACGAATGAGACTAATAATGTGTGCCAGAACAATTTAGATGTTCCTAATTATGAGCAGGTAGATTCTACAGCAATGCTGATTGCCTCTCTGACAACTGAACAATCCCTCGAAGAACAATTATTTGCGTTACATCAAGAAACGTCACTTGAATCATCTACTAGTAAAGATCCTTTGCTTGATAAGGAAACGTCTGTTACTAATGATACTTTGactaaaaagaatatttctaCCACCAATGATATGGATACCTCAAGTAATAAAGATACCAAAAAATCGAATAGGAAAGGTTTGGAAATTTGTGAACCACATTTTATAAAGCCAAAGAAAAGAGGTGAAAAATCTACCAAAAGGTCGAGAAGTAAAGATCGATTAGACAGGAAAAGGAAACATTCTTCAGATTCATCTTTCATCAAGGATAGACATGAAAAATCgactaaaaataaagaatacaAGAAAGACAAAAGTACATCAAAACAAAGTACGAAACAAAGAAGTCGTAGCAAAGAATCAAACAACAAGGATAAGCATCAAAGTACTTCATCAGAATTAGAAAGTcatcagaaaaaaaatgatgaaaatcaCAATAAAAATCTATCCAAATCTTTTGAAAATAGTTCTAACAATTCTGATATGTTGAACCAATCTAGACCAAAGAATAAGACGACAATAGTAAAAGCTAAAGTTTCAACAAAAACACGCGGTGATATGCTTTGTGAAGCAATGCAAATGTCAAGGCCACAGCCAAGGAAAGaagcaaaagcaaaagcttCTGAACCTGCAAAAGAAACAAGTGCACCAAAACTGGATACTACTTCATTCGTTATTCCTCGTCGACAATTTCCGTCATCTACTATTCCATCCAGTTCTATCTCTATGATTAGTCAATTGAACACTCCAACATCAATATCTCCATCTAGAGATATTCCGTCTAGTCTGGCAAAAGATCCATCAAATGACATAAATAGACCTCTATCTCCACCAGTTGGTAATGAGAGATCTCCATCCCCATTAACAGAATCCGAAACAAATCGCAATGACGTATCAGGTATACCAACATCGAATCCAAATTTAAAATCGGCGCTAAAATCTGCCAATCTTAACACTTCCCAAAAAAAAGTCTTGTTCAAAGCCAACATTGCAGCCGTTCGTGAATTTCATATTGAAGAAGGCAATCTATTGAGGAACATTAAAGATGGTAATAATTTACGAAGTAGTAAAAAAGATTTCATTGGGTATAGAACAActgaattgaaaattgaagATTTTTTGGCTCGCGTATTTGCATGGGAGCCTGTTTGGTTGGAACAGCAACAAAAAATTAAGGCCTTACCACCTATCGTTAAAGCAGAAGATATGCAGCAACTACCAAATACTTTTACTTCTTTTGACCAATACTACAAGAGAATGGaagttttattattgttagaGACCTGGCAATATTTGGTTAAAGAGTACGAGTGTACTGGAAATAGGTATGTATTGAATGACTGTAATAAaccaattttaaatttttacgaGTAAACTGTTGTAAAATCAACATTTTAGGTATACTACGTCTGCAGTTCTACCATGTAGTATTGTAAGATATTCTATTAAACAGATGATGACACCTAATAAATTACGATATACCATGATGGCCATTCATACGTTAGTGACGGAAAATCAATTGGTAAGGCAGGAACATCCAGTTTATGGGGACATGATAATTCTTGAGTACACAACAAAGCATGGCAATTCTCTCCATATGAGAAGAGCATTTGCTTATGTTGTGCAGGTTCAGCAACAAAATGCTTCGAAATATTTGCAATCTAATGATATGCTTCGTgagtatattattatacattccACATCGAATATATTCAATTAAGACTAAAACTAACATTATGAATCAAAATTATACaagatatttatcatttttttcttcaggtAAATTTGTCAAATTCCCCCAGGCTCTATTGACATACTTTGTATATACAAAAATGATTGATGAACAAACAATTCAGTATGATCAAGTAGCCAGGTTGCgaagtattttttatataagatcACATCTTCGTTTACTTCAAGGATTACAGTATGTACCCCGTTCAGAGCTCTGTGACTCAATTTTAAATGTTGATATTGAACAATTTCAACTTGCGCCTGTAACAACTCGAGAAATTAAAGAATATGATCTTGTgacaaaagtatttatatatttatcttACCACTCAAgctttttactttatattcaATACTTACGAATATCGGTTTGACGAATTTCAGGATAAACTTAATGCTAAACAAATGGAAGCCGTCATCAAATTTACGAATGCATCTGTAAAGTTAGAACCTAAAATTGGTTTACTCGTAGGCCCACCAGGTCTTTatgcattctttttttttttaatggtgAAATATCAAATATTGTTACtgatattcttttattttttgcacaGGAACGGGAAAATCAAAGGTCATTGCTAATTTAGTGACTCAGATACTGTATGGAGAAGGCAGATATGTCGCTGGTAAACCTCTTCGAATATTAGTATGTGCTCCATCTAATGCTGCAATTGATGAAATTGTTTTACGTCTTCTTGAAATACGCGGTGCTATAAAaggtttttattgaaatatattttatttctatataACAGATAGATCATTATTTGAGGTATTAATGAAAACGAAATTAAATGTTTATAGAGCACAGGTTTAAAATGGTCAGGATTGGCAGGATGGAATCAATGCACGCGgaagtgaaaaaaatatctgtagCTGAACTTGCTAGAAGGGAAGCTCTAAAGGCAATGTCTGATCACGTGCACAAAATTTCAGAAGGTATCGAtcaaaaggtaaaatttttaattataatttatcaattGATTTTGCATTTAATTTCGTGAGTGAATTGTCTTTATCGCCCTTGATACATaatcactttatttttctttgcaTTTTGAGTACTTATGAGTTATTGTTTACATATAAGAGAAAATTTGCAATTTTGTGATCCTTATAAATCTTTTAAAGATACGGTAGGGCATGgaaattataaatgtgtttatacaaaatttaatatatttatcatgTATTAAGTAGGCGATTACAACTTTTAAAGGTACCTGTAATTGTACAGCAATTCAATCTATGTTCGTCTCTTTTAACCGAtaatgatttgatttttttagtgttgataaattaacaaataagCAAGATACTATGTATTACGAtttggtgtttttttttttacagaaacGTAAAGTAGAAGATGAAATACGCGCACTTCAGTTGTTGGTTGCAAATAATCCCAGAAATGTTGGTTATAGAATGGATCTTGATAATTACAGAGAAAGACTTAGAAAATTAGTCAATAAAATGCCGGTAAGTTATAGTCCGGGAGTCTCTGGCATAAAACTGTGGTcaattctattttttatttgcctTGGTAAGAGCACACTGGCGCCATCGGTTACGCGTAAATTAAATGATATGGCGAAAATTGGAatcttaataattaaaataaaatacattgtTCTTATGGTAGTTCTTACCAAGGCGAATATCGTTTCGTTAGTCGACTACTTTAAACTATAGTACACTATGATACATGTGACTTATGCGTCCTGTTATTTCATGGCGTGAGGTTAGTGATATTCACACCGTGCAGTGGGCCATTTAAGTCACGTgtatcgtatactattttttaccATACTCTCTTTGGATCATATTAGTTTAAAATGTGGGAAATAATTCTTTCACTGAAAAAAGTAATCATTCACACAATTTGTACTAAATCCGTGGCGAAAAAAGTCTATAATCAGCAataatttctcaattttaatagaaaacaGATCAAGAGATGGCCAAATTAGAAAATGCTGCTAAAATGgtaattttacaaaaagcCAACGTCATTGCCTGTACACTTACTTCATGTTATACTGGTCAAATGGAATCTATATTTGGGTGAGTTTTCTGCACAACATTTTGATTTGAATGTAGCTTAAAAATGTCTAATAAACCTTTGCGAATATTTTACAGAGGTGATACCGAAAAAATTGCAACATGCATTGTAGATGAAGCTACACAATGTTGTGAAGCTGAGACATTAATACCTTTGATGCTGGGGGTGAAGAGTCTTATTTTAGTAGGTGATCCCAATCAATTACCAGCTACTATTATGTCAACTGTAAGCCAAGCGTTCCAATAATGagttgaatcaactttttattttatttatgattaATAATATGCTACGAAAATTGTTAATAGGATGCAAAGAAACTTGGATTAGATAGATCTTTATTTACAAGAGCGAAATATGCTTTGAATACTCAAATTAATAATGAAAGGAAAGATCATATGGATCCTGTAATAACACTGAGTATGCAATATCGTATGGTGCAGGCTATATCGCATTGGCCAAATCGCTTTTTTTATGGAGGAAAGTTACAGGATATGGCAGattatagaaataattttccatttCAATCTTATCGTATTTTGAATCTTGATGGAATACAAGATAACAtcaaatttcaaaatactAGTGAGGCAGTATTTGTgggtaatttaataaatagcTTAATGACATGTAACAAACTCAGCTCATGGAATAGAAAGATTACAGTAGGAGTTATTACGCcttatcaaaatcaaaagtCTGTCATTCAATCGACGATAACAGAACAGTAAGTTTAAAAACAAatctaattaattaattagatGCATGAAAAAGGCTGCTGTTCGTGCAcgtattaacaaaaataatatatttatactttgTTACGTTTTAGGATTAAAAATGTACCTAATACATTGCAAGATAAATTTCATATTGAAGTTAATACCATCGATAGTTTCCAAGGTCAAGAAAGAGATGTCATCGTAATGTCTCTTGTGAGGAGTAGTGGAATAGGATTTTTGTCAGATCCACAAAGGCTATGTGTTGCTTTGACGAGAGCAAAATTCACTTTAATTATATGTGGCAATTTCACAACGTTTCAGGTAATTTAATCAGTAttatactgtttttttttattctaattAAAATCTTATGTTTTGCAAATTCAAGtctcaatttttattttagagaGACAATATGTGGAAAGACTTATTGCGAGATGCACGTTCTCGTGGAGTTGTAGCACGTTTAAATACAACTGCCAGGCCAAATGAAATCAAACCTCACATCGTAAGGTTAGATAAGAAATAgcttatttatttctataactTACTTTATGGAATAAGTCGATAAACTTGTgccattatttttatacattttgtaAATTAGAAGTCGTTAAATGTGATTTAGAATCAACtagttaataatttttttatatttcacttTAATGTGtaaaaatagtaaattttttaaaattaaatttatttttgtttagtcCAGTTGAATGAATTGTAGtattatttgattttaaaagTTATGAATCTTACAGCTTTGGATTGctgttttttttacaaataactCAATCAAGTTGCTTGTCGagaaatactttttttgttactaTCGATAGTAGAGATAGGATGAGGTGACTAATGATTAGTTACGCTATCAAAGTCCGattttatcttttattatataaacaaTCTAGAGCGTATGTACAAAAGAGCTTAATAGTAAAAAGACGTTTATTTTCAACAACATTCTCACCAGTGTCATCATTCAGAGATCATTATCCAACCTCATGCATGAAACCTCATACTCCTcgaagaaatcaaattaaatatgTAGATGGTTGAGCTTATTATAACGAAGCTTACAGAGGTACTTCTGCTCTGATGCAACGTAACCGACGACGACCTAACGCTCGTTGGTATTTTTTCCGTTGTTGTGGAtcctaaaagaaaaatagtatgATTGGTTGTCATTGGcaattgtatatttttcgGATCAAATTTCAAGTTCTTACCTTTTGTTACACCTCGTGACCTCGTCGTCATAGGCATTTTTGTCGTCACCGTCTTTATCGGAGTCGTTATTTTCATAATAGGAACATGTGGACTCGTTTTAGTCGCTATCGTCGGAGCAGGACTAGATGAGTTTCCGTAACATTGGCCTGAAATTTTAGTGATTATTATTGAATTGAAATCAAGGCACGCATGGATCTATCAGATTTATTCTAGATAACTGAAAATACCTTTTTTGTACAATCGCATTCCTTCAGTTTCGGGGTCTATGTTTCTAATACAGTAATCTCCGGCTTCCTTGATGTAAATTTCCTCATCGCTTACGATGGTTCCAACAAAACATTCGTTTGTACCAGTGTCGTTTCTCatcgtatatgtatacgtcACTCCTTTTTCTTCCCATTGTCCGAGGCACAAGTAGGTTCGCTCTATTTTAACATCGATAgttgtaaattttgtaaaaaaaaagatttcaaagactatgaaagaaataaagaagAGAAGAGCAGACTTATTACCTTCGTAAAGCTCTCCTGAATTGCAATCGTAAACTTGATAGTACATAACTTGACGATTATTGCAATTGCTGCTCAGTTCGGCACACATTCCCGGCAAATCCGTAATCTGACCTGTATATTGGCCAGTAATCGGACATGGAGATTCCACCGTACGCTCAAGTCGCGCTAATGTCCACCAAACCGCACTTGATCTGTTCAACAATAGATTTGTATCGTCGCATAAGAACTGCTGATAAATTGGACTCGAAATAGTTCCTGTGAtgtaagtattattattattaattatttctcTTATTGCTCTGTATGATTTTACATGTTTGTCAAACTGACCTGTTGTGAATTCCAAAACATTCTCGCTACGTTGTTTCATTATTAAACATACATAAGCCTCTTGCTCACTaaaaaagcaaatttttaaagtatattGCGATTAacataacattttatttattttttcagattaaAATGGAGACGGATCTTACCACTGATCTCTGGAAAATACAATATATCGTCCAGTTTCATCGTTCGAATTGACGGTCACAAACGTGAAACTCTTGTATCCATTCAAGTCATTGAACGTCATCGTTCCATTGACAATAAGCGTTTCTTCCCATTCGCCCTGGGCCCAGTGAGGGAACCTATTTGATCAACAAGAAGAATAGTATTGGGCAAACCTGcgattaaaaattaacaatgaGCTATAAAACGGACTGACACTTACGTGGCTAAGTTACTTATAACGTAACTAGGCATCTTTTTTTGAGTAGTGGTTTTGCTGAGGACTAGGCTTTCATATCCACTGGTAGAATTGTGTAGATTTTGAGTACAGCTTGAGTCGCTGCTAAGAGTAAGATATGTCTTGGCAGTTTTGCTATCAACGTGGTACAGCTAAAATCATACATTGAaacgaattaaatttttaatgtttaaacAAACAAACCTTAACTTAAATCAActagtatttttttctttacgaattaaaataatttttttacaaattgaTTCACTAACATTCAAATTATCATTTTAAACGCCTcttgaaattattttgaagCATTACTTATACAGTTGTGACTGATGCGCTGAACTGTTTCAATTTATTAACGCTCCAATAATAATTGGTTTATTATTTTGCTTCTACAGATCAATCACATTGATATAGATTCTTTTTAGGAccaatttttctaaaagtttttGTTCTTCACGATACGACCACGTCTTTATTTCAACATTAAACAAGTAGTGGACCCCATAGGCTTTGAGCTATGAACTATTCCAAATCTAATGTGAATGACAACCATTGTTGATTATTCAGAAtttaaagatttgaaaaatctgacagaaaatttggaaaaaattaaacaacaaAAGGTGCATCGTATACGTCTCAATACCCCTGAAGAATTAAActtattttcttcttattgATTGAACGAAAATCAGAAAGATTctttctttaataaaaaatagatgTTAAAGAGACATCATTTTCGGTTTCCCTCCGCTTCATCGTGATTGGTTAAAGTGTTCTATATTGTCATTGCGTTCAGAAATTTGGCTACGCCATGCATTGTCAaagaattaaatattttacataattaaaACAGAtaggaagaaaaagaaaaaaaaacagatttaCTACAACAGGATATAACATCGCTATCTTTTGTTTTGCAGACTGATATAACTTACACCGCATCGATACCGGGGCCTTCTTCGTTTGGCGGGCCCGGAAAAGTCTGTCAATCCTCTGCTATCCAGGAGTGCAACGTATCTCGGAGAGTTACTGCCTGATTCAAAACCTGACGCTGGCCAAGTACCAAGACATTCAAATTGGATATCTTATCATCGTCGGAAAACAGATGCAAAAATTTCAAGATTAGCCAAGTTAATATATTGCGCCAAATATGCTATGCGTTCGTAAGAATGtgcaaataacaaaattaccaTGATCGTCAAAAGTGCATTGCTTAAATTGCAAATGCAAAATGGACCCGTTTTCAAGGCAGTTATCCAAGTCAGAGGAATAGGAGTTGCACTCGTCCTTTGTAAGCGCGGCATTGTTGTTCTCGGCAGATCCGTATTCGTAATTGACGTTGTACTTGAAATGATATCTTCCTGCGATTGGGCAGTATTCGTTTCGTATCTTCTCTCCTCCGATTTCGCTAGTCCCTGGTTGACAgatatgcattttttaaacctttgatTATGTATTATGCATTCtacacttttttatttttatttttatacatacgGTAAAGAATGGCAGTAGTGTTCAGTTGCTTGCACGATTCAATGGCAACGGTTTCGTTTGTGTAGCAACTGTTGAGATCCTTCGAATACACTTCGATGATATTGCGAGATCGCCGCGTCAGCTGGAAGCACCTTATGCATTCACCGTAGCCACCTCGACTGTTGGccaaatgatttatttattttttaagtattttatcatgtatatattattactattttaATCAATTGATTTTTTGAATCTTCTACTATATCAGATGTTTATCATTAACATGTAACgtcgaataattatttaaaattatgctAAAATTTTGCGATAACAATAATCAATGGAAACTGCGTCGATAAGTCGTTGTCACATgacatttttcgatatttttctatcctagataataatttttttgtattaatttacTATGAACTTACTATAGTACCACTATGAAATTTCAAACGAGACGCACCGCAAGCCAACAATTAAATACcgaataaatcaatttttattattttttactactCAGCGTAAATATAAAACCGTTCTATTTTGCTCGTAATTTGAGCTCGAAGATTGATTAATTGAGAAGCTCACAAGAATCGCGCACAAGTCACGTGTaacgaaaatatttgtaataaactTAGTTATACCAATTTATCACGAATCAATTCTGTGAAAACGCCATACCTGTCC
The sequence above is a segment of the Nasonia vitripennis strain AsymCx chromosome 3, Nvit_psr_1.1, whole genome shotgun sequence genome. Coding sequences within it:
- the LOC100120723 gene encoding probable helicase senataxin isoform X1, whose product is MDFERVLKRIGEVPEEVVINKNLFSCGRMNESDLVCLSLLVSRQHCLFTKLPDGLYVTDLGSSNGIYINGKVQETKRAILLNEGDLIGIGCAETTNLDPKTMFVYKVTNRVVLCDSSTSDGISNNRHARKEQSKERRNESNNNDAPANKVARNCSNAVDDDDIEIIENSFNVYTAKSHEMAKKSNSVRQVSECAPNLGPAREVNETTKKKEFTRQITECSTTFGVTEQEASANVKRNEHKKQFTRPEIIDIAEPCISSTPQDDDDIIEIDVTPPRSNVSREVIHTNLTNKELENLNQFIANVNIKQEPQNDPEPIAPTTTIKLEPDWHSFSQIDIVEINDDEGFPSSQLFDRSVVKEESEEKDVDSNVLQTSLFLGDDDNVVTILSSDDDDDDDDVINEDNVIHPIQKIKIESGIEPALEFVDVGVAAHPTITNETNNVCQNNLDVPNYEQVDSTAMLIASLTTEQSLEEQLFALHQETSLESSTSKDPLLDKETSVTNDTLTKKNISTTNDMDTSSNKDTKKSNRKGLEICEPHFIKPKKRGEKSTKRSRSKDRLDRKRKHSSDSSFIKDRHEKSTKNKEYKKDKSTSKQSTKQRSRSKESNNKDKHQSTSSELESHQKKNDENHNKNLSKSFENSSNNSDMLNQSRPKNKTTIVKAKVSTKTRGDMLCEAMQMSRPQPRKEAKAKASEPAKETSAPKLDTTSFVIPRRQFPSSTIPSSSISMISQLNTPTSISPSRDIPSSLAKDPSNDINRPLSPPVGNERSPSPLTESETNRNDVSGIPTSNPNLKSALKSANLNTSQKKVLFKANIAAVREFHIEEGNLLRNIKDGNNLRSSKKDFIGYRTTELKIEDFLARVFAWEPVWLEQQQKIKALPPIVKAEDMQQLPNTFTSFDQYYKRMEVLLLLETWQYLVKEYECTGNRYTTSAVLPCSIVRYSIKQMMTPNKLRYTMMAIHTLVTENQLVRQEHPVYGDMIILEYTTKHGNSLHMRRAFAYVVQVQQQNASKYLQSNDMLRKFVKFPQALLTYFVYTKMIDEQTIQYDQVARLRSIFYIRSHLRLLQGLQYVPRSELCDSILNVDIEQFQLAPVTTREIKEYDLVTKDKLNAKQMEAVIKFTNASVKLEPKIGLLVGPPGTGKSKVIANLVTQILYGEGRYVAGKPLRILVCAPSNAAIDEIVLRLLEIRGAIKEHRFKMVRIGRMESMHAEVKKISVAELARREALKAMSDHVHKISEGIDQKKRKVEDEIRALQLLVANNPRNVGYRMDLDNYRERLRKLVNKMPKTDQEMAKLENAAKMVILQKANVIACTLTSCYTGQMESIFGGDTEKIATCIVDEATQCCEAETLIPLMLGVKSLILVGDPNQLPATIMSTDAKKLGLDRSLFTRAKYALNTQINNERKDHMDPVITLSMQYRMVQAISHWPNRFFYGGKLQDMADYRNNFPFQSYRILNLDGIQDNIKFQNTSEAVFVGNLINSLMTCNKLSSWNRKITVGVITPYQNQKSVIQSTITEQIKNVPNTLQDKFHIEVNTIDSFQGQERDVIVMSLVRSSGIGFLSDPQRLCVALTRAKFTLIICGNFTTFQRDNMWKDLLRDARSRGVVARLNTTARPNEIKPHIVSNRTWRFHRTLKSR
- the LOC100120723 gene encoding probable helicase senataxin isoform X3, encoding MDFERVLKRIGEVPEEVVINKNLFSCGRMNESDLVCLSLLVSRQHCLFTKLPDGLYVTDLGSSNGIYINGKVQETKRAILLNEGDLIGIGCAETTNLDPKTMFVYKVTNRVVLCDSSTSDGISNNRHARKEQSKERRNESNNNDAPANKVARNCSNAVDDDDIEIIENSFNVYTAKSHEMAKKSNSVRQVSECAPNLGPAREVNETTKKKEFTRQITECSTTFGVTEQEASANVKRNEHKKQFTRPEIIDIAEPCISSTPQDDDDIIEIDVTPPRSNVSREVIHTNLTNKELENLNQFIANVNIKQEPQNDPEPIAPTTTIKLEPDWHSFSQIDIVEINDDEGFPSSQLFDRSVVKEESEEKDVDSNVLQTSLFLGDDDNVVTILSSDDDDDDDDVINEDNVIHPIQKIKIESGIEPALEFVDVGVAAHPTITNETNNVCQNNLDVPNYEQVDSTAMLIASLTTEQSLEEQLFALHQETSLESSTSKDPLLDKETSVTNDTLTKKNISTTNDMDTSSNKDTKKSNRKGLEICEPHFIKPKKRGEKSTKRSRSKDRLDRKRKHSSDSSFIKDRHEKSTKNKEYKKDKSTSKQSTKQRSRSKESNNKDKHQSTSSELESHQKKNDENHNKNLSKSFENSSNNSDMLNQSRPKNKTTIVKAKVSTKTRGDMLCEAMQMSRPQPRKEAKAKASEPAKETSAPKLDTTSFVIPRRQFPSSTIPSSSISMISQLNTPTSISPSRDIPSSLAKDPSNDINRPLSPPVGNERSPSPLTESETNRNDVSGIPTSNPNLKSALKSANLNTSQKKVLFKANIAAVREFHIEEGNLLRNIKDGNNLRSSKKDFIGYRTTELKIEDFLARVFAWEPVWLEQQQKIKALPPIVKAEDMQQLPNTFTSFDQYYKRMEVLLLLETWQYLVKEYECTGNRYTTSAVLPCSIVRYSIKQMMTPNKLRYTMMAIHTLVTENQLVRQEHPVYGDMIILEYTTKHGNSLHMRRAFAYVVQVQQQNASKYLQSNDMLRKFVKFPQALLTYFVYTKMIDEQTIQYDQVARLRSIFYIRSHLRLLQGLQYVPRSELCDSILNVDIEQFQLAPVTTREIKEYDLVTKDKLNAKQMEAVIKFTNASVKLEPKIGLLVGPPGTGKSKVIANLVTQILYGEGRYVAGKPLRILVCAPSNAAIDEIVLRLLEIRGAIKEHRFKMVRIGRMESMHAEVKKISVAELARREALKAMSDHVHKISEGIDQKKRKVEDEIRALQLLVANNPRNVGYRMDLDNYRERLRKLVNKMPKTDQEMAKLENAAKMVILQKANVIACTLTSCYTGQMESIFGGDTEKIATCIVDEATQCCEAETLIPLMLGVKSLILVGDPNQLPATIMSTDAKKLGLDRSLFTRAKYALNTQINNERKDHMDPVITLSMQYRMVQAISHWPNRFFYGGKLQDMADYRNNFPFQSYRILNLDGIQDNIKFQNTSEAVFVGNLINSLMTCNKLSSWNRKITVGVITPYQNQKSVIQSTITEQIKNVPNTLQDKFHIEVNTIDSFQGQERDVIVMSLVRSSGIGFLSDPQRLCVALTRAKFTLIICGNFTTFQRDNMWKDLLRDARSRGVVARLNTTARPNEIKPHIVRLI